In the genome of Natronomonas salina, the window TCGCGAGCCATCGACGAAACCCAGTATGCGACAGCCACGGAGTTCACTACCGGGAGTTCGACCATTTCGAGTGACTCCGAATCAGGCCAATCCAGCGGGAGCGCTGGGCTCGGCTTCTCCGGTGGGGGATTCACGCTCGGGGCGAGCGGGTCGACGAGCTCGGCGAGAACTCGGTCGAAGACGAGGTCGGTAAGTTCCTCAAGTGGCCGTCGCGGTCTCGCAGCGTCGATGGGGCAGCGGTTGTCCGACCTCACTCAGCAGAATGCATCTTCGACCCGATCTCGCCGAGCCTCGATCGTCAGCGAGGTGGGCCAATCCGAGAGCGTCGAGGCGAAAACGCGGGTGGTGACCAACTATAACCACATGCACCCGCTGAACCTCCACTACTACGAGGTCGTCCAGATGTACCGGACCGAGGTTGGTCCCGAGGAGGCCGATCCGGTCATTTACATCCCGTTCGACCCCATCGACTTCAACCAGCAGATAGTTCGACAGCACCGCTCGGCCCTGCTCGATGCAGCGATCGATACCGATACGCATCGATTACTTCGCAATGCGTTCGGGAAATCGAGGGTCACGCTCAGCCAGGACCTCTCGCCTGACGAGCTATCGGACACCGCTTCAGAAGAACGCGTCTACGCCCGGATCGGCGTAGAGGGGTCACTCGGCGACGGTGAGTGGTCCGTGCCCTCCGACGCCGAGATTACGAGCTTTACCGCGCCGACAGGAGACCCCACGGAGAAGACTATCGAGACGGTCTTTATCGACCGGCACGGAGCTGACCGACTTGAGATCGACCTCTCGAACGGGAATACATCCGTCCCAGACCGACTCGCGTTCAGCGATATCAGACAGGTTTCGGTCGCGTTCGATGAGGACGCCGATACGAGCAACGTTGACCGATTCGAACTGAATCTCAGTGTCACATGGGAAGGCGAACAGGACTCGCTTATCATCCGTGGTCGGTGGGACGGACAGGGTAATGCCAGTTCGTGGCCACTCTTGCACGTCGACCGGCCGATCGAGTTCACCGAGCTCGTCGACACCCTCATGGACGACCAGTTGTACTACAGCCAGGCAGTCTGGGCCGACCTTGGACAGGAGACACTGGCTCTACTCCTGAAAGACGTGCCCCTGCTGGGGCGGAAGATGGCTACGGAGCTCATCGAACCGACACCCGTAGCGACCTACGGGAACCTGGTAGGATTCCCGCTGGTCCTCCCAGACCCGAAACCGATTGATCAACTGTCAGAGGCGACCCGGGAGGCGATCGACACGACGCTAACAGAGACGCTCGAGGGTGCCGATCTGCGGGGTGAGCCCGTGCGATACGGCTTCGAAGGGTTCGTCGGGGACACCGAAGCCGATCAAACCTTACTGACGCTCGTCAACTGGTGGGGTGAATGGCGCGACCGGAACTACGACCCCATGGCCATCGACGAAGAGATGGTTGCCCTCCCGAGCGAGGGGGTGCACATGGAGGCCGTCCTCGGCCAGGCGAATGCCGCCGAGAAGCTGGACATCACGCGTTTCTGGGACTGGCAGGAATCGCCAATCCCGTTTGCAGCGACGGAGATTACGCCGGTCGATACCGGCTCGCGTGCCACCGACGATCAGGTGACGCCGGGATCACTCGACGCCCCCATCGTCAATATCCAGTCGCCGCAGAGTGCACCTGATCCAACGGGCGTTGGCGCGATCCTGAATGCCCTATCGACAGCGGACCTGTTCCGTGACATGGCCGGGCTCGAACAGACAGCGGCGGTGACACAGAATGGCCAGCAGGCTACTAGCGACGCCGCAACCGATGCTATGCGAACGACGACGGCCAGTGCGACCCAATTCGGAGAGATAGCAGGGAAAAACTATCGTGCGGACCTCCAGGCCGAGGTCGATAAGGTGCGAGCGCTCGCCGGACTCGCCGGAGCTGCTGATGGGTCCGGCGGTCGGACGACCAGTACCAACTCCGGATTCGGTGCACTGCTCAACGAGACATCGAAAAACGCCCCTCAAGCAGCCTCGACGGCCGGTGAACGAAGCGATGGGGGGCCGAACAGCTCAACAGGGGGTGCCTCCGGCAGCGACCTCAGGGAGGATATGCTTCGATCGAAAGGTGATCCAGTTGGGAGAGCAACCGACGCGGTTTCTCGGTTCGATGACACAGAGGAGTGGTATCTCCAGAATGCGGTCGCTGGCGATGGTGCTGGCGAGGCCGAAGACGGGGAAGCCGATACGGAAGCGATTCCGACGTGTTACACGAACGTCCCGGAGTCGGAGTCGACGCTCGTCCTCGACGAAACCGAACACTCGGTTCCCGACCTCGAAATCACGAACTGGAAGAACGACGACGTTCTCCACTTCACACCACCGAGGATAACATGCCGGAGCGCTGACGATGTCAACGAGATCATCGTCCACGAAACGGACTCGATGGCGTGGGAGGAGGATAACATGAACCGGATGCAGGACAACGAGAACAGCGCTGGCAATGACGAACCACTATCGGTGCATTTTGTCATCAGACGCGACGGAACTGTTGTTCAACACAACGACGTCATGCAGCGGCTCGTCCACGGCGGGCCCCACAACACCCATTCGGTCGCGATCGACATCGTCAACGATCCGGACCCGAAAGCAGAGTCGATCGTCACTGACAGTCCGGACGACTTCGTGACGACGAAGTGGAACACGGAAGCCGTCGCGATAGGGCCCCACAAGTACCCATATCGGCTCCCCACGCAAGCACAGATGAAGTCCCTTCACGGACTGGTTGAATTCCTCACGAGTCGGAGCGAAATCAGTATCCCGGTCACCTGGCCCGGCGTGGTATCCGATCAGCGATCGAACAGAAAAGACGAGTCGTTCTTCATGTTCTACAACGTCCCGTCGCTGAACAAGCCGGGTAATACGCCCGGTATTCTGGCACATGGCCACTACGGCGGCAGCGGCAGCCACATCGATGGGTACTTCGGGACCGTCTATCTCTGGCTGCGACTCACCGGCGGGCGATTCCACGACGCTGCATGGCAGAAAGCCATGGAGCTTTGTGAGGACGCTTCTTGGCCCGCTGACGGAGTCCTTCCAGCAGAAGTCAACAAGCGACCCGCAGTTTCGCTGAAGGACTCGCAGCCGACGCCAGAACCCCAGCCGGAACAATAAAACGAGTGAGAAGAGGGCATCACTCGATGCCAGATTGGGATTTCGTCGGCTAATCAGAGACCGACTCTCTTCTGTTGTTGGTACTGGAAATCGGAGTCGTCTGCCCAGCTAGCGTTGATCTAATCACTCGATGCGACAGCTACGTTTCGTCGCGACCCGAGAGGAGTTGCGTCACCCGAGACGACCACGAAGGCGCTGAATCGGAGTGCGTGGCCGCCTCGAGGTCCGCGGTACAGTCTGCGAGCGCGGCCTGCAGGCGACGCCGCTCGGCTTCCAAGTCGGCGATCTGCTGTTGCTGCTCAGCGACCGTCGTCTCGAGTTCGTCCACCTGCTCGGATAACAACCGGTTCTTCTCCCGCAAGAGCGCGCCCCGCTCGCCAGATACAGTCCGCCCCGACTCTCCAGTGCTGTTACGAGCGCTCTCAATCGTCTTCTGAGCGGCATCGTCGGCCGGCGGTTCGTAGAACTCGGTCGTGGTCTCGATTGCTCGCTCGACCGTCTTCTCGCCGTACGTCGAGCCGTCACCGTAGTGGACCTCGTTCCACTTCCCGCGATACAATCCGGACTGCCGGAAGAGCCGATCCATCTGCATCGCGTCACCACCAGTCCAGAACGCCAGCAGGCAACACAGCGCCATATCAGCCTCCGAGTGGCTCTCGTACCCGGCCGTATTCCCCTTCCACAGCCGCTCGAACTTCGAGCCGTTCGCGGCGTTCTTCGCCTTCTCCAGGACCGCCTCGTCATCGAAATCCGACCCAGGCCCACCCGACTCACTGGACGACGCGACGGCAGCGCCACCATCCTCGTTGGGTTCATCAACCGTCTCGTTTGGAGCATGCGCGTCCGTCTCGGCCTCCGCCACGTAGTCACGATGGATCGCCTTGAGGGCGTCCTGTCGACACGCGACACGCCGCGGCGTCTGCTCGACGTGGTCGCCGGTGACGGTGAAGTACCGCGCTGAATCGTAGAGCTCGACGGACCCCCGCCGGTTCCGCCCTTCAGGTAACTCCCCCGCAACGAGCACGTGAAACCCGGTGCCAGACGGGCTCACCTCGGTGTACGAATCCAGCCGCTCGATGATATCCATCGCTGTCTCGTCGACGTCACCCGACTCCGGATCGCGACAGTCATCCAGATCGACGCCAACAAATGGATCAGCATCCGTGAAGACGAACCCCACGCCTGCTGCTCGGCCAGCAGCCGCGTACTCGCGAGCTGCCTCGAACCCCGCCCATGTGTCGGCGTCCGTCGCCGACGCAAACGACCCCGACCCCGGCGTCACCGGAATCTTCGTCTGCTTCCCATCCCGCTGCTCGGTCCGCCAGCACACCCACTGCTCGCGCTCCAACAACCGTTCAGGGATCGTGTCCACGTCCAGCGACCAGTCACTGTCCGGCAATGCGACCACCTCCACAAACTGCGACAGCTCCACCCAACCTGATTATCAACATCCTGGCATCTGTCGCCAGTTCCGGCCCCTGCCGGAGCCTCCTACTCCCCCGCCCGTTCTTCGGGTTCAGCCGTGAGTATACTAGTTGGTTTCTGGAGGGACACTGCCAGGACACCGACGACGTCTTGCGGTTCTCCTGGGACGCCATCGATCGTGGGATGCGGATGTCCGTGCAACTTGCTGGGACAAGGAAAGTATTCCCCGCGTACATACGGTGATGGCTCTCATTCTGGCAGGACGACGCCTGCAATCCAGCCTGATTCAAGCCGTTCAGTACGACCGAGTCTGAGTGTGTCAGGTATCTCATGTGTCGTGGAGTGAGTGGCCATCGGGAGTGAGATCAATTCC includes:
- a CDS encoding peptidoglycan recognition protein family protein, with product MSGESFTQIHYSNFLKGEHADLSTRDALGSSVDRLVGVDDDDVTALARLGIETIHDLATAPLFERARDVTMAAAGNASPMSNYGYAPASLVTGDEPRDVTELVNEDITAIAGTEDGVGAELIEATGLQTVRDYSHWSPFVAARSILEQFGGGQLDPDSDQPPAELQPVARQYNTEKVFYEKVFLDDVLEMSNPDTSGRTIGNRDIVWPGHVFFPGERDTERERADSSFPIQIDGSETPNGFEKPAIGAVLSLSQSWTPEGLSLGNLLHSTSLAPGEMTRMAVLDWERRSSASTDEDISQGEQLSNTQRRSRAIDETQYATATEFTTGSSTISSDSESGQSSGSAGLGFSGGGFTLGASGSTSSARTRSKTRSVSSSSGRRGLAASMGQRLSDLTQQNASSTRSRRASIVSEVGQSESVEAKTRVVTNYNHMHPLNLHYYEVVQMYRTEVGPEEADPVIYIPFDPIDFNQQIVRQHRSALLDAAIDTDTHRLLRNAFGKSRVTLSQDLSPDELSDTASEERVYARIGVEGSLGDGEWSVPSDAEITSFTAPTGDPTEKTIETVFIDRHGADRLEIDLSNGNTSVPDRLAFSDIRQVSVAFDEDADTSNVDRFELNLSVTWEGEQDSLIIRGRWDGQGNASSWPLLHVDRPIEFTELVDTLMDDQLYYSQAVWADLGQETLALLLKDVPLLGRKMATELIEPTPVATYGNLVGFPLVLPDPKPIDQLSEATREAIDTTLTETLEGADLRGEPVRYGFEGFVGDTEADQTLLTLVNWWGEWRDRNYDPMAIDEEMVALPSEGVHMEAVLGQANAAEKLDITRFWDWQESPIPFAATEITPVDTGSRATDDQVTPGSLDAPIVNIQSPQSAPDPTGVGAILNALSTADLFRDMAGLEQTAAVTQNGQQATSDAATDAMRTTTASATQFGEIAGKNYRADLQAEVDKVRALAGLAGAADGSGGRTTSTNSGFGALLNETSKNAPQAASTAGERSDGGPNSSTGGASGSDLREDMLRSKGDPVGRATDAVSRFDDTEEWYLQNAVAGDGAGEAEDGEADTEAIPTCYTNVPESESTLVLDETEHSVPDLEITNWKNDDVLHFTPPRITCRSADDVNEIIVHETDSMAWEEDNMNRMQDNENSAGNDEPLSVHFVIRRDGTVVQHNDVMQRLVHGGPHNTHSVAIDIVNDPDPKAESIVTDSPDDFVTTKWNTEAVAIGPHKYPYRLPTQAQMKSLHGLVEFLTSRSEISIPVTWPGVVSDQRSNRKDESFFMFYNVPSLNKPGNTPGILAHGHYGGSGSHIDGYFGTVYLWLRLTGGRFHDAAWQKAMELCEDASWPADGVLPAEVNKRPAVSLKDSQPTPEPQPEQ